TTATTGGCTTAAGAATAGGTTTTATATCACGACTACGTGGCTTAAGAAATTCTTCTTTACTAAATGAAAAAGTCATATTATAAGTATTCGTTTCTATATTCTTCAATAATGATTTCATTATTCATAGTCTGTGATTCAGTTTGTCTTGCTTTATACTTTGAATACGGTTCTTTCCAAGCCATATCAAGATGACTTCTTTCCACAAGTCCAAAATCGCTTATCTCATTCAACTGTTGAAAAATCTCATTGATATAGGAAAGGACTTCTTCCTCTTTATTATCTTTAGGAGTATATGCTTTACCCTCATAGGTATTTTGTTTGTTCTCTTTGTATACGCTTGAAATAACTGGACCATACTTCCATGCTTCAAAACAATCATTAAATAGATACTTCGGATAGCTTTCTGTTTGTTCTATTTTATTTTCATTCGCTATATCTGTTTGAACTGATCCATACGTTGCACCATAGTATGCGAAAAGAAAAT
The Jeotgalibaca sp. MA1X17-3 genome window above contains:
- a CDS encoding Panacea domain-containing protein, with protein sequence MSEATTNKQYFFDDVNDLVKHLFRLEGKLSPIKLQKALYFLFAYYGATYGSVQTDIANENKIEQTESYPKYLFNDCFEAWKYGPVISSVYKENKQNTYEGKAYTPKDNKEEEVLSYINEIFQQLNEISDFGLVERSHLDMAWKEPYSKYKARQTESQTMNNEIIIEEYRNEYL